A window of Macrotis lagotis isolate mMagLag1 chromosome X, bilby.v1.9.chrom.fasta, whole genome shotgun sequence contains these coding sequences:
- the NUP62 gene encoding nuclear pore glycoprotein p62, with translation MSHFNFGGSPATGGGFTFGPAKTTTTTPGPGFSFSTPGSGGGFNFGTPSQPTASTPATSLFSLTTPASTTQTPGFSFGSQATPTPGSATPGFSLGLSTPKLNLGSSGTPLSSGITGGFGLGNSTLTNSIASNVSSQTSAPTGFIFGPPTTTATQPTSSIGFSFPSGNASQTGTTGFNLGSMGSTSQPTAVTGLTFAAATPASTAAASTQAHTAFSLGGQPTGLGFGLLASTGSTAISTGTLASTFSQAPALSFGSKLSATTSAPTTTSVPTLFASIASTSLPVSSSSNLSVGTQSTPLGAPGLGALGFGLKLPSTTSTASSTTTTTASTSTSTSGFALSLKPLTAPGIGITPSTCATLPPATTASSVTPVMTYAQLESLINKWSLELEDQEKHFLHQATQVNAWDRTLIENGEKITSLHREVEKVKLDQKRLDQELDFILSQQKELEDLLTPLEEAVKEQSGTIYLQHADEEREKTYKLAENIDAQLKRMAQDLKDIIEHLNMSGGPSDTSDPLQQICKILNAHMDSLQWIDQNSALLQRKVEEVSKVCESRRKEQERSYRIVFD, from the exons ATGAGTCACTTTAATTTTGGAGGATCTCCTGCCACCGGAGGTGGTTTCACCTTTGGCCCTGCAAAGACAACTACCACCACACCAGGACCAGGCTTTTCTTTCTCCACACCTGGCTCTGGAGGAGGGTTTAATTTTGGGACTCCCTCCCAGCCTACTGCAAGCACGCCTGCTACTAGTTTGTTCTCCCTGACCACCCCTGCCTCAACTACACAGACTCCAGGCTTCAGCTTTGGATCACAGGCCACACCAACTCCAGGTTCCGCCACTCCGGGGTTTTCCTTAGG GTTAAGTACACCAAAGTTAAATTTGGGCAGCAGTGGCACCCCACTCTCTTCAGGTATCACAGGGGGCTTTGGGCTTGGCAACAGCACACTTACTAATTCCATAGCAAGCAATGTGTCAAGCCAGACATCAGCACCTACTGGCTTTATTTTTGGCCCTCCTACTACCACCGCCACCCAACCTACATCATCTATAGGATTCTCCTTCCCCAGTGGAAATGCTTCCCAGACGGGGACCACTGGTTTTAACCTCGGCTCAATGGGGAGTACAAGTCAACCAACAGCAGTTACAGGGTTAACCTTTGCTGCTGCCACTCCAGCTTCCACTGCAGCAGCTTCCACACAAGCACATACTGCCTTCAGCCTTGGAGGACAGCCTACAG GTTTAGGATTTGGATTATTGGCTTCTACAGGGTCTACTGCCATATCCACTGGAACATTGGCCTCAACCTTCAGTCAGGCACCTGCCTTGTCTTTTGGCTCTAAACTCTCAG CAACAACTTCTGCTCCCACCACCACTTCTGTACCTACATTATTTGCTTCCATAGCAAGTACTTCCCTTCCAGTTTCTTCTTCCTCAAACCTCTCAG TTGGAACCCAGTCCACTCCACTTGGAGCACCTGGTCTTGGAGCGTTGGGATTTGGATTAAAGCTTCCTAGCACAACAAGTACAGCCAGTTCTACTACCACTA CTACTGCTTCAACTTCAACTTCCACCTCAGGCTTTGCCTTGAGTCTAAAGCCACTGACAGCACCTGGCATTGGCATCACACCTTCTACCTGTGCCACTTTGCCCCCAGCTACCACAGCTTCAAG TGTAACACCTGTGATGACTTATGCTCAGCTGGAAAGTTTAATCAATAAATGGAGTCTGGAACTGGAGGACCAAGAAAAACACTTCCTTCACCAGGCCACCCAGGTGAACGCTTGGGACCGGACATTAATTGAGAATGGTGAGAAG ATTACTTCTTTACACAGAGAAgtagagaaagtgaagctggatCAGAAAAG GTTGGATCAAGAATTAGACTTCATCCTCTCACAGCAGAAAGAACTGGAAGACCTGCTGACCCCTCTGGAGGAGGCTGTGAAGGAGCAGAGTGGGACTATCTATCTGCAGCATGCAGATGAGGAACGAGAGAAAAC TTATAAACTAGCAGAGAATATAGATGCTCAACTGAAGCGCATGGCCCAAGACCTCAAGGACATTATTGAGCACCTGAATATGTCTGGAGGGCCTTCTGACACCAGTGACCCA